In Anaerolineales bacterium, a single genomic region encodes these proteins:
- a CDS encoding acetoin utilization protein AcuC: MRQVALIASSALWAHGHSDGHPLRPERLRRTVDLMTETGLLSRSNVTVVPPRLATDQELALFHTPEYIEAVRRLSAGSREVEGRRFNFGPGDNPVFSGMFESEAAKAGGALLGAERLASGQSDVAFNLGGGLHHAWRDHASGFCVFNDAAIAIQWLVNLRWRVAYIDVDVHHGDGVQWGFYDSDRVLTVSLHQDGRTLFPGTGGVEEVGRGAGQGYAVNVPLPRHTDDDAYLWAFDQIVPRVVQRFDPDIVVTQLGVDTHVRDPLAELALTTHGQAAIVERLARLSSRWLALGGGGYDLDVVPRAWTLALAVMAEADPPLELPARYRSTHGGRWLHDGELPAPDPGLRAQAWETVQRVVAGVRQLHGLE, translated from the coding sequence ATGCGCCAGGTTGCACTGATTGCCTCCTCCGCCCTCTGGGCCCACGGCCACAGTGACGGGCATCCACTTCGACCCGAGCGCCTGCGGCGCACGGTCGATCTGATGACCGAAACCGGGCTGCTCTCCCGCAGCAACGTCACCGTCGTCCCGCCGCGCCTGGCGACCGATCAAGAGCTCGCCCTGTTTCACACCCCGGAGTACATCGAGGCCGTCCGCCGCCTGAGCGCGGGCAGTCGTGAGGTGGAGGGCAGGCGATTCAACTTCGGCCCGGGCGACAATCCGGTGTTCTCCGGGATGTTCGAAAGCGAGGCTGCCAAGGCAGGCGGCGCCCTGCTCGGAGCCGAGCGGCTCGCCAGTGGGCAATCGGATGTCGCTTTCAATCTCGGCGGCGGGCTGCACCACGCCTGGCGCGATCACGCCTCTGGCTTCTGCGTCTTCAACGACGCCGCCATCGCCATCCAATGGTTGGTCAACCTCCGCTGGCGCGTGGCCTACATCGACGTCGACGTTCACCACGGCGACGGCGTGCAATGGGGGTTCTACGACAGCGATCGGGTGCTAACGGTCTCGCTGCACCAGGATGGTCGCACCCTGTTTCCGGGAACCGGCGGAGTCGAAGAGGTCGGACGGGGCGCCGGCCAGGGCTATGCGGTCAACGTCCCCCTGCCCCGACATACCGATGACGACGCCTATCTCTGGGCCTTCGACCAGATCGTGCCGCGGGTGGTGCAGCGCTTCGACCCAGACATCGTGGTCACACAGCTGGGCGTCGACACGCACGTGCGCGATCCGCTGGCCGAGTTGGCCCTCACGACGCATGGGCAGGCTGCAATCGTGGAGCGTCTCGCCCGGCTGTCCTCCCGCTGGCTGGCCCTCGGCGGGGGCGGTTATGACCTGGACGTGGTCCCGCGCGCCTGGACACTCGCTCTGGCAGTGATGGCCGAAGCCGACCCACCGCTCGAGCTTCCCGCCCGCTATCGCTCCACTCACGGCGGACGCTGGCTGCACGACGGCGAGCTTCCGGCGCCGGATCCTGGCCTGCGCGCCCAGGCATGGGAGACCGTTCAGAGAGTTGTGGCTGGGGTGCGGCAGCTCCACGGCCTGGAATAG